One genomic segment of Helicobacter enhydrae includes these proteins:
- the flgA gene encoding flagellar basal body P-ring formation chaperone FlgA translates to MKKIVGFLIAFGVWAQALPSVYYISQDYISSQEIQKNIQEFKIASFGDKFDLEIPAVQIEELFGRYGVKVRFDTQNVRFVYQTPTSLARIQEKIKQTLEQDYSERHLQIQNVILKPMFQNTQQKMLDVKWENKKPKKNRFVVLLVDEKGRENPFLCEVVGEMDVAVGLQDMRPGVILSSSNTQIKKVKFDSESIASFSVINGLQTRSFVRANHIIPSNKVKAVVVVKKGDLLDVVLQDGAVAIEGVLEAMANGSVGEEIIARNPQSKKNIKVKIIAKGKARVL, encoded by the coding sequence ATGAAAAAGATTGTTGGTTTTTTGATTGCATTTGGCGTGTGGGCACAGGCTTTGCCTAGTGTTTATTACATCTCTCAAGATTATATTTCCTCTCAAGAAATCCAAAAAAACATTCAAGAGTTCAAGATCGCTTCATTTGGTGATAAGTTTGATTTGGAAATCCCTGCTGTGCAGATCGAGGAGCTTTTTGGGCGTTATGGGGTGAAGGTGCGATTTGATACCCAAAATGTGCGTTTTGTCTATCAAACCCCCACTTCACTTGCAAGGATTCAAGAAAAAATCAAGCAAACGCTAGAGCAAGACTACTCCGAGCGTCATTTGCAAATCCAAAATGTCATCCTCAAGCCTATGTTTCAAAATACGCAACAAAAAATGCTAGATGTCAAATGGGAAAACAAGAAACCCAAAAAAAATCGTTTCGTGGTGCTGTTGGTCGATGAAAAAGGACGCGAGAATCCATTTTTGTGCGAGGTGGTGGGGGAGATGGATGTGGCGGTAGGTTTGCAAGATATGCGTCCGGGGGTGATTCTAAGCTCAAGCAACACGCAAATCAAAAAAGTGAAATTTGATAGTGAAAGCATTGCTTCTTTTTCTGTGATCAATGGATTGCAAACGCGTAGTTTCGTGCGCGCCAATCACATCATCCCATCAAACAAAGTCAAAGCCGTGGTGGTGGTCAAAAAAGGCGATCTTTTGGATGTCGTGTTGCAAGATGGAGCGGTGGCGATAGAGGGGGTTTTGGAAGCGATGGCAAATGGCAGTGTGGGGGAGGAAATCATCGCAAGGAATCCACAAAGCAAAAAAAATATCAAAGTCAAAATCATTGCCAAAGGAAAGGCTAGGGTGTTATGA
- a CDS encoding NAD(P)-dependent alcohol dehydrogenase has product MKEINLQEFQESRPISSKAWAAYSDKADFKLYEFKRRAVGEYDVLIDILYSGVCHTDIHVVRGDWNWNVKYPLVPGHEIAGEVIAVGSKVTKFKVGDWVGVGCMVNSCQTCESCQEDEEQYCEKVILTYGFDDVFNDNDYTQGGYSNNIVVNENFVISIPKTADLSKVAPLLCAGITTYSPLRATNVGKGDEVAIVGLGGLGHMAVQYASSFGANVSVFATSENKRELAYKLGAKNFINVKDTQELEKYTKHFRVILSTVAANYEISDYIKMLKPKGEMIIVGLPSFHNPATLDTNVFIWNFRRKLSSSLIGGIKETQEMLDYSVQKGIYPMTENISIQEIDKAYERVLKSDVQFRFVIDMKSLKG; this is encoded by the coding sequence ATGAAAGAAATAAATCTACAAGAATTTCAAGAATCAAGACCTATCAGTTCCAAAGCTTGGGCAGCTTATTCAGATAAAGCGGATTTCAAACTTTATGAGTTTAAGCGTCGTGCCGTCGGAGAGTATGATGTCCTTATCGATATTTTATATTCGGGAGTTTGCCATACTGACATTCATGTTGTTCGTGGGGATTGGAATTGGAATGTGAAATACCCTCTTGTTCCCGGACATGAAATCGCAGGAGAAGTCATTGCCGTAGGGAGCAAAGTCACAAAGTTTAAAGTCGGCGATTGGGTAGGAGTGGGCTGTATGGTCAATTCTTGCCAAACCTGCGAATCGTGTCAAGAAGATGAAGAACAATATTGCGAAAAGGTTATTTTGACTTATGGATTTGATGATGTTTTTAATGACAATGACTACACTCAAGGTGGATATTCTAATAATATTGTCGTAAATGAAAATTTTGTCATTTCTATCCCAAAAACTGCTGATCTCTCCAAAGTCGCTCCTTTGCTCTGTGCAGGGATCACCACCTATTCTCCCTTGCGTGCAACTAATGTGGGCAAAGGAGATGAAGTGGCTATCGTCGGACTTGGAGGACTAGGGCATATGGCAGTGCAATATGCCTCAAGTTTTGGTGCCAATGTGAGCGTGTTTGCAACAAGTGAAAACAAAAGAGAACTCGCCTACAAACTTGGAGCCAAAAACTTCATCAATGTGAAAGACACTCAAGAGCTAGAAAAATACACCAAACACTTCCGCGTCATCCTAAGCACCGTTGCTGCCAATTACGAGATTTCAGACTATATCAAAATGCTCAAACCTAAAGGTGAGATGATCATCGTGGGACTTCCATCATTCCACAATCCTGCGACTTTGGACACAAATGTATTTATTTGGAATTTCAGACGCAAACTCTCCTCCTCGTTGATTGGGGGCATCAAAGAAACGCAAGAAATGCTTGATTATTCGGTGCAAAAGGGGATTTATCCGATGACAGAAAACATCAGCATACAAGAGATTGACAAAGCTTATGAGCGTGTGCTAAAAAGCGATGTGCAGTTTAGATTTGTCATCGATATGAAAAGCCTCAAGGGGTAG
- a CDS encoding tetratricopeptide repeat protein: MKEKISVFVEKLKGLKDKLKHIAIKIKDNLKTKENKMSLYVVLGILGVALLFVVISAFRQDSSTQDDIQASQSGNAQTSKAQANAQQNNAPIGGGAGVVLQSQADEQLSRLQLPNQELESLIQKANILYENGHIDDALEVFDKIALYSQSLANYNLGAIQLVEKKYSQAIRSFDQAIAGGEDVSLSAVNAGYSALKLGDMEKFKHYIDVAYTNLPYSYGSPFYSYLYAEVLYYKNQYFEALSPLLNPNSKSYIQESDQLASEMFLVFGDDYNALEKLKQSRNPKDKFALGMLYARVGDYAKAEQTLRDYLVAHPEDYQAIWAKELVDIKARKFGSASATLKQLDELKIPQAYKIVTGLNENLFDVKLAQKKFWDRNFEHHRSLQYKILFYYAPYKVFNANEAFEILSEGNFNFGANLLEQSVDFYKRGGTISKINRNIAEGIREVYSGDLRKALKYFEGNAKQYPQYSVLYYDTGLLYAQFGDFEKAYSYFSRAYFLDNTNIFAGIFAIMAGQFIYQDTSRISASIATDFKSIDSLNQDESRFLQALFEYVVSGTSSSLSFPNTTAKKKAIYFAFDAVNAMNSGDIKKASEAFQELDKIFHKDLTTDIMLQVALNYGQDLQKISLRFSTAFRKGDFSNLHSLYYGGSLARELFVYLAFVTGNLSYVIGQLQDRLVVEDQSVNGILQALGLAYIYNREFEKAFSTYNDLIDKFGENDARTKFLGSVAAIGAGHYNNAVALLQISKIQSPVSFESRYALALLYQQIGNLRSASSLFATLDDKNFVSEFFDFKIDTSELIEALEKGQEQPPKPQKVSQKP; encoded by the coding sequence ATGAAAGAAAAGATTTCGGTTTTTGTTGAGAAGCTCAAAGGGCTAAAAGACAAACTCAAGCATATAGCAATCAAAATCAAAGACAATCTCAAAACCAAAGAAAACAAAATGTCCTTGTATGTGGTTTTGGGGATACTTGGAGTGGCATTGTTGTTTGTGGTGATTTCAGCCTTCAGGCAAGATTCTAGCACTCAAGATGACATACAAGCCTCTCAATCAGGCAATGCACAAACTTCAAAAGCACAAGCCAATGCTCAACAAAACAATGCACCAATAGGGGGCGGGGCTGGTGTGGTTTTGCAATCTCAAGCCGATGAGCAACTGAGCCGTCTGCAACTGCCCAATCAAGAATTGGAGAGCTTGATCCAAAAAGCAAACATTCTGTATGAAAATGGTCATATTGATGACGCTCTAGAGGTGTTTGACAAAATCGCCCTTTATTCTCAATCTCTGGCAAACTACAATCTAGGTGCGATTCAGCTTGTGGAAAAAAAATACTCTCAAGCGATTCGATCTTTTGATCAAGCGATTGCTGGTGGAGAGGATGTGAGCTTGAGTGCCGTCAATGCAGGATATAGTGCTTTGAAACTAGGGGATATGGAGAAATTCAAGCATTATATCGATGTGGCTTATACCAATCTGCCTTATTCGTATGGTTCTCCTTTTTATTCTTATCTGTATGCAGAGGTGCTGTATTACAAGAATCAATATTTTGAAGCCCTATCGCCATTGCTCAACCCCAATTCCAAAAGCTATATCCAAGAGAGCGATCAACTTGCTTCAGAGATGTTTCTGGTGTTTGGCGATGATTACAACGCACTAGAGAAACTCAAGCAAAGTCGCAATCCCAAAGACAAGTTTGCATTGGGGATGCTCTATGCACGCGTAGGGGACTATGCCAAGGCGGAGCAAACCTTGCGAGATTATTTGGTTGCTCACCCTGAGGATTATCAAGCGATATGGGCAAAGGAGCTTGTGGATATCAAAGCACGGAAGTTTGGCTCAGCAAGTGCCACACTCAAACAGCTCGATGAGTTGAAAATCCCTCAAGCCTACAAAATCGTGACAGGTCTCAATGAGAATCTATTTGATGTCAAATTGGCACAAAAAAAATTCTGGGATCGCAATTTTGAACATCACCGCTCCTTGCAATACAAGATTTTGTTTTATTATGCCCCATACAAGGTTTTCAATGCCAATGAGGCATTTGAGATTTTGAGCGAAGGGAATTTTAATTTTGGTGCAAATTTATTGGAACAATCTGTAGATTTTTATAAGCGTGGGGGCACGATTTCAAAAATCAATCGCAACATCGCAGAGGGGATCAGAGAGGTGTATAGTGGCGATTTACGCAAGGCATTGAAATATTTTGAAGGCAATGCCAAGCAATACCCGCAATATTCTGTTTTGTATTATGATACGGGGCTTTTGTATGCACAATTTGGGGATTTTGAGAAAGCTTATTCGTATTTTAGTCGTGCATACTTTCTGGACAATACTAATATTTTTGCAGGGATTTTTGCCATTATGGCTGGGCAGTTTATCTATCAAGACACCTCAAGGATCTCTGCTTCTATCGCGACAGATTTCAAAAGCATTGATTCTCTCAATCAAGACGAATCACGCTTCTTGCAGGCATTGTTTGAATATGTTGTAAGTGGCACAAGTAGCAGTCTCTCATTCCCCAACACAACTGCCAAGAAAAAAGCAATCTATTTTGCATTTGACGCAGTCAATGCGATGAATAGTGGGGATATCAAAAAGGCTTCAGAAGCATTCCAAGAGCTTGATAAGATTTTTCACAAAGATTTGACGACAGATATTATGTTACAAGTTGCCCTCAATTATGGACAAGATTTGCAAAAAATTTCATTGAGATTTTCTACGGCATTTAGAAAGGGTGATTTTTCTAATCTGCATTCTTTGTATTATGGTGGAAGTCTTGCTAGAGAGCTTTTTGTGTATCTTGCTTTTGTGACAGGGAATCTCTCTTATGTGATTGGACAACTTCAAGATCGCTTGGTGGTCGAAGATCAATCTGTCAATGGTATTTTACAAGCATTGGGGTTAGCATATATCTACAATCGTGAGTTTGAAAAAGCGTTTTCTACCTACAATGATTTGATTGACAAGTTTGGAGAAAACGACGCACGGACAAAATTTCTAGGCTCTGTGGCAGCGATTGGTGCGGGACATTATAACAACGCAGTGGCTTTGTTGCAGATTTCAAAGATTCAATCTCCTGTGAGTTTTGAAAGTCGCTACGCCCTTGCTTTGCTCTATCAGCAAATCGGCAATCTCAGATCGGCTTCTAGTTTGTTTGCGACACTAGATGATAAAAACTTCGTATCAGAGTTTTTTGATTTCAAAATCGACACTTCAGAGTTGATTGAAGCGCTTGAAAAGGGGCAAGAGCAACCACCAAAACCCCAAAAAGTTTCACAAAAGCCATAA
- a CDS encoding SEL1-like repeat protein — protein MLPKIFFAVILGASLLCSAEGDPNQTPPQEQNKEQSTQVANAQTPQPKNEENQKSENTTQESAAQNKVPNNAQAQSTPPAPPAPPKLTRDIAPTYADNFARDRFQAKPTLNAAVDLAKKGKMKQALKLFSQSCEEGNPAGCFGAGLMYMYGQGTLNNQNKAMTLYQQACAGGDAVACTNLGILYDDGNAGVPIDKAKALQYYLLGCDGGDTIACTNLGWMQANGVGTPKNYQQALNSYYRACNLGSELGCYNLGLMSNTYNVYGIDKDKLGAIDMNYIACSQGDMIGCANLGYLYATGDAGSPINYFNAAKYFDIACQNGVLSACNNLGVLFDNGRGVLQDRLRAMDLFAFACQNGFETACQNYRIMNSNNSGRIKLFGR, from the coding sequence ATGTTGCCAAAGATTTTTTTTGCAGTGATTTTGGGAGCGAGTTTGCTATGCTCTGCAGAGGGAGATCCCAATCAAACACCCCCTCAAGAGCAAAACAAGGAGCAATCCACTCAAGTTGCCAATGCCCAAACTCCACAACCCAAAAATGAAGAGAATCAAAAGTCAGAAAACACGACACAAGAGAGTGCCGCTCAAAACAAAGTACCAAACAACGCACAAGCCCAAAGCACTCCACCTGCCCCTCCTGCTCCTCCAAAACTTACAAGAGACATTGCACCAACTTATGCTGACAATTTTGCACGCGATCGCTTCCAAGCTAAACCAACGCTCAATGCCGCCGTCGATCTTGCCAAAAAAGGCAAAATGAAACAAGCCCTCAAGCTTTTCTCCCAATCTTGTGAGGAGGGCAACCCTGCAGGGTGCTTCGGTGCAGGATTGATGTATATGTATGGACAAGGAACACTCAACAATCAAAACAAAGCAATGACTCTCTACCAACAAGCTTGTGCCGGTGGAGACGCAGTCGCTTGCACCAATTTGGGCATCCTCTATGATGATGGCAATGCAGGTGTTCCAATCGACAAAGCAAAAGCTCTCCAATATTACCTCTTGGGGTGTGATGGTGGAGACACAATCGCTTGCACCAATTTGGGCTGGATGCAAGCCAATGGTGTCGGCACTCCCAAAAACTATCAACAAGCACTCAACTCTTATTATAGGGCTTGTAATCTTGGCAGTGAGCTGGGGTGCTACAATCTAGGGCTAATGAGCAATACCTACAATGTCTATGGGATCGACAAAGACAAATTGGGAGCGATTGATATGAACTACATCGCTTGTTCTCAAGGCGATATGATCGGCTGTGCCAATTTGGGCTATCTCTATGCCACTGGCGATGCGGGTTCCCCTATCAATTATTTCAATGCAGCAAAATATTTTGATATAGCTTGCCAAAATGGCGTTCTTAGTGCGTGCAACAACTTGGGAGTGCTTTTTGACAATGGACGCGGAGTCTTGCAAGATCGCCTTAGAGCAATGGATCTCTTCGCCTTTGCGTGCCAAAACGGCTTTGAAACAGCTTGTCAAAACTACAGGATTATGAACTCCAACAATAGTGGGCGTATCAAATTGTTTGGCAGATAG
- a CDS encoding UbiX family flavin prenyltransferase: protein MKKLILGISGASGVRLGVRFLQEVKKHFECFVVVSHSACIVAQKEEGKDLMDVLFQENVKIYNEQEIDAGIASGSFGADVMAVIPTSMNMLAKISCGISDELISRCASVMLKERKTLLLAPREMPFSSIALENMSKLAGLGVIIAPPVLAYYAQSQDLQSMENFIIGKWLDVLGVPNSLYLRWSDR from the coding sequence ATGAAAAAGTTGATTCTTGGGATTAGTGGTGCAAGTGGGGTGAGGCTTGGGGTGAGATTTTTGCAAGAAGTCAAAAAGCATTTTGAGTGCTTCGTGGTAGTCTCGCATTCTGCGTGTATCGTGGCACAAAAAGAAGAGGGCAAAGATCTGATGGATGTGTTGTTTCAAGAAAATGTGAAAATTTACAATGAGCAAGAGATCGATGCAGGGATTGCCTCTGGGAGTTTTGGAGCTGATGTGATGGCTGTGATCCCTACTAGTATGAATATGCTTGCCAAAATCTCTTGTGGAATCTCTGATGAATTGATTTCAAGATGTGCGAGTGTGATGCTCAAAGAGAGAAAAACTTTGCTTCTAGCACCGCGAGAGATGCCATTTTCTAGCATTGCTCTAGAAAATATGAGCAAGCTTGCAGGCTTGGGGGTGATCATCGCACCGCCTGTGTTGGCTTATTATGCTCAAAGCCAGGATTTGCAATCGATGGAAAACTTCATCATTGGCAAATGGCTTGATGTTTTGGGGGTGCCAAACTCTTTGTATTTGCGTTGGAGTGACCGATGA
- the tmk gene encoding dTMP kinase has product MYVAIEGIDTAGKSTQIALLKESYPDAIFTLEPGGSALGVELRHILLQANRPLSPKAEFLLFLADRAQHIQEVVLPNLDKMVVSDRSLISGVAYAQKVGLEDAVALNRFATSDILPHFAIILKIPKETLIQRLNAKKRDHIEERGVEHLLEIQERLIFACEALGVPFVCIDASLRPDEIFEEIKQNITSKIFG; this is encoded by the coding sequence ATGTATGTAGCCATTGAGGGGATTGACACCGCAGGTAAAAGCACGCAGATTGCTTTGCTCAAAGAGAGTTATCCTGATGCGATTTTCACGCTTGAGCCGGGTGGAAGTGCTTTGGGAGTAGAGTTGCGTCATATCTTGCTCCAAGCAAATCGCCCACTCTCACCAAAGGCAGAGTTTCTGTTGTTTTTAGCCGATCGTGCTCAACATATCCAAGAGGTTGTATTGCCCAATCTCGACAAAATGGTGGTTTCTGATCGGAGTTTGATTTCAGGAGTGGCTTATGCCCAAAAGGTTGGTTTGGAGGATGCGGTGGCACTCAATCGCTTCGCGACTTCTGACATTTTGCCCCATTTTGCCATCATTCTCAAGATCCCAAAAGAAACATTGATACAAAGGCTCAATGCCAAAAAAAGAGACCATATCGAGGAGAGAGGGGTGGAGCATTTGCTTGAGATTCAAGAACGCCTTATCTTTGCTTGTGAGGCTTTGGGGGTGCCTTTTGTGTGTATTGATGCGAGTTTGCGTCCCGATGAGATTTTTGAGGAAATCAAACAAAATATCACTTCAAAGATTTTTGGATAA
- the coaD gene encoding pantetheine-phosphate adenylyltransferase gives MRAIYPGTFDPCTKGHLDILLRSAGIFDEVVVAVARNASKSPLFSLQERCAILQACVREYPNISVVGFDELLVDFARKQGAKVVIRGLRAVSDFEYELQMSYANQSLDEELETLYLMPTLQYAFVSSSVVRNIIEYGGKISHLVPMEVVEFLKSKEIECM, from the coding sequence ATGAGAGCGATTTATCCCGGAACTTTTGATCCTTGCACAAAAGGGCATTTGGATATTTTGTTGCGTAGTGCGGGGATTTTTGATGAGGTGGTTGTGGCTGTGGCACGCAATGCTTCCAAATCGCCACTTTTTAGCCTTCAAGAGCGTTGTGCGATCTTGCAAGCTTGTGTGCGAGAGTATCCCAATATTTCTGTTGTGGGGTTTGATGAGCTGTTGGTGGATTTTGCAAGGAAGCAGGGGGCAAAAGTTGTGATTAGGGGTTTGCGTGCGGTGAGTGATTTTGAATACGAATTGCAAATGAGTTATGCCAATCAATCTCTAGATGAGGAGCTAGAGACTTTGTATCTTATGCCCACCTTGCAATACGCATTTGTCAGCTCCTCTGTGGTGAGAAATATCATCGAATATGGGGGTAAAATCTCTCACCTTGTGCCTATGGAGGTTGTGGAATTTTTGAAGTCTAAGGAGATTGAATGTATGTAG
- a CDS encoding NAD(P)-dependent alcohol dehydrogenase — MRQTNLTEFKESQPISSKGYAVFSKDGTFQPYEFKRRAVGEYDLLIEILYAGICHSDIHTVRGEWGDKQYPLIPGHEIAGEVIAVGSKVSKFKVGDWVGVGCMVNSCQTCESCQEDEEQYCEKVILTYGFDDVFNDNDYTQGGYSNNIVVNENFAILIPKTADLSKVAPLLCAGITTYSPLRATNVGKGDEVAIVGLGGLGHMAVQYASSFGANVSVFATSENKRELAYKLGAKNFINVKDTQELEKYTKHFRVILSTVAANYEISDYIKMLKPKGEMIIVGLPSFHNPATLDTNVFIWNFRRKLSSSLIGGIKETQEMLDYSVQKGIYPMTENISIQEIDKAYERVLKSDVQFRFVIDMKSLKG; from the coding sequence ATGAGACAAACAAACCTCACAGAATTCAAAGAATCACAACCAATCAGCTCCAAAGGCTATGCCGTTTTTTCCAAAGATGGCACATTCCAACCCTATGAGTTCAAGCGTCGTGCCGTCGGAGAGTATGATCTCCTTATTGAGATTCTATATGCAGGGATTTGCCATAGTGATATCCACACCGTGCGTGGAGAGTGGGGAGACAAGCAATACCCCCTCATCCCCGGACATGAAATCGCAGGAGAAGTCATTGCCGTAGGGAGCAAAGTCTCCAAGTTCAAAGTCGGCGATTGGGTAGGAGTGGGCTGTATGGTCAATTCTTGCCAAACCTGCGAATCGTGTCAAGAAGATGAAGAACAATATTGCGAAAAGGTTATTTTGACTTATGGATTTGATGATGTTTTTAATGACAATGACTACACTCAAGGTGGATATTCTAATAATATTGTCGTAAATGAAAATTTTGCGATTCTGATCCCCAAAACTGCTGATCTCTCCAAAGTCGCTCCTTTGCTCTGTGCAGGGATCACCACCTATTCTCCCTTGCGTGCAACTAATGTGGGCAAAGGAGATGAAGTGGCTATCGTCGGACTTGGAGGACTAGGGCATATGGCAGTGCAATATGCCTCAAGTTTTGGTGCCAATGTGAGCGTGTTTGCAACAAGTGAAAACAAAAGAGAACTCGCCTACAAACTTGGAGCCAAAAACTTCATCAATGTGAAAGACACTCAAGAGCTAGAAAAATACACCAAACACTTCCGCGTCATCCTAAGCACCGTTGCTGCCAATTACGAGATTTCAGACTATATCAAAATGCTCAAACCTAAAGGTGAGATGATCATCGTGGGACTTCCATCATTCCACAATCCTGCGACTTTGGACACAAATGTATTTATTTGGAATTTCAGACGCAAACTCTCCTCCTCGTTGATTGGGGGCATCAAAGAAACGCAAGAAATGCTTGATTATTCGGTGCAAAAGGGGATTTATCCGATGACAGAAAACATCAGCATACAAGAGATTGACAAAGCTTATGAGCGTGTGCTAAAAAGCGATGTGCAGTTTAGATTTGTCATCGATATGAAAAGCCTCAAGGGGTAG
- a CDS encoding ATP-dependent helicase, producing MSLLLSSLNPQQVQAVQHIQGPLLLLAGAGSGKTKTLTTRLAYLVDEVGVLPSSILCLTFTNKAGAEMRQRAFAMLQGKHDSYPLLCTFHKFGLIFLKHYMGFLKRSEQFVLIDSDDVKKILKDFKSPISPSALSSYISFYKNQALLPIDVINEAKTPQSRKIAELYADYQEYLETKNLLDFDDLLLLPYLILAENEDLAQSVSKEYEYIMVDEYQDTNVLQYRLLKLLTSAHSNLCVVGDDDQSIYSWRGADLRNILEFQKDFAGAKLIKLEQNYRSTPQILEFANALICKNTKRLGKTLQATRECGKEVEVLNFATHKEEIAFVTQKILELKAQGVPYGEIALLYRLNALSRNVEDGLSRAKIPYQIIGSIRFYERAEIKDALSYLRLMINGDDDFSLMRVINKPKRGLGKVTQEKLLQSARSHRLSVRQFCADATRAIECVGEKNYTKLKEFFELIEVLKQKFESGVEGFLETFQKEVDLLSEFANTQDEVDRKANLEELYALLREEFGTKGEYGLEDFLNDITLSSDLDDMQQECVSCMSVHSSKGLEFGYVFIVGFEDGIFPLSKDNEDELEEERRLGYVAFTRAKSELYITYVDWRFFQGKSASLPPSRFLQNTYGVARTETEGLEAQADKNAIAVGDRVVHKIFGVGRVLELVGKGKEARGRINFAGNERTILLSFVEKE from the coding sequence ATGAGTTTGCTCCTATCCTCGCTCAATCCACAACAAGTCCAAGCCGTTCAGCACATACAAGGTCCGTTGCTACTCCTTGCAGGTGCAGGAAGTGGGAAAACCAAAACACTCACGACGCGTTTGGCGTATCTAGTCGATGAGGTGGGCGTGTTGCCTAGCAGTATTTTGTGCTTGACTTTTACCAACAAGGCTGGGGCTGAAATGCGTCAAAGAGCCTTTGCGATGCTCCAAGGCAAACACGATAGCTACCCCTTGCTTTGCACATTTCACAAATTTGGGCTTATTTTTTTGAAGCATTATATGGGATTCTTGAAACGCAGTGAGCAGTTTGTGTTGATTGATAGCGATGATGTCAAAAAGATCTTGAAAGACTTCAAATCCCCGATTTCCCCGTCGGCTCTGTCCTCTTATATTTCTTTTTACAAAAATCAAGCCTTGTTGCCCATTGATGTCATCAATGAGGCAAAAACCCCACAATCACGCAAGATTGCCGAGCTTTATGCAGATTATCAAGAATATTTGGAAACAAAAAATTTGCTTGATTTTGATGATTTGTTGCTTCTACCTTATTTGATTCTTGCAGAAAACGAGGATTTGGCACAGAGCGTGAGCAAGGAGTATGAATACATTATGGTCGATGAATATCAAGACACCAATGTCTTGCAGTATCGTTTGCTCAAACTTTTGACATCAGCACATTCCAACCTCTGCGTAGTGGGAGATGATGATCAGAGTATTTATAGTTGGCGTGGGGCAGATCTCCGCAATATTTTGGAGTTTCAAAAAGATTTTGCGGGAGCCAAGCTCATCAAATTGGAGCAAAACTACCGCTCAACCCCTCAGATTTTGGAGTTTGCCAACGCTTTGATTTGCAAAAACACAAAGCGACTGGGCAAAACCCTCCAAGCCACTAGGGAGTGTGGCAAGGAGGTGGAGGTGTTGAATTTTGCTACGCACAAAGAAGAGATCGCGTTTGTGACACAAAAGATTTTGGAGCTCAAGGCACAAGGGGTGCCTTATGGGGAGATTGCTTTGCTCTATCGTCTCAATGCCCTCAGTCGCAATGTGGAGGATGGATTGTCACGGGCTAAGATCCCCTATCAGATTATCGGTTCGATTCGGTTTTATGAGCGTGCAGAGATCAAAGATGCTTTGAGTTATTTGCGTCTGATGATCAATGGAGATGATGATTTTTCTCTAATGCGTGTGATCAATAAGCCCAAGCGTGGTTTGGGGAAAGTCACACAGGAGAAACTTCTACAATCTGCAAGGAGCCACAGGCTCTCTGTGCGTCAGTTTTGTGCAGATGCTACAAGGGCGATTGAGTGTGTTGGAGAGAAAAATTACACAAAGCTCAAGGAGTTTTTTGAGCTGATTGAGGTGCTGAAGCAGAAGTTTGAGAGTGGGGTGGAGGGGTTTTTGGAAACTTTTCAGAAAGAAGTGGATCTTTTGAGTGAATTTGCAAACACTCAAGATGAGGTGGATCGCAAAGCAAACCTTGAGGAGCTTTATGCGTTGCTAAGAGAGGAGTTTGGCACAAAGGGTGAGTATGGCTTGGAGGATTTTTTGAATGATATTACTTTGAGTTCTGATCTAGATGATATGCAGCAAGAGTGCGTGTCTTGTATGAGCGTGCATTCTAGCAAGGGCTTAGAGTTTGGCTATGTGTTTATCGTAGGGTTTGAGGATGGGATTTTCCCTCTGAGCAAAGACAATGAGGATGAGCTAGAAGAAGAACGCAGATTGGGCTATGTGGCTTTTACGCGTGCCAAAAGTGAGCTTTATATCACTTATGTGGATTGGCGTTTTTTCCAAGGTAAAAGTGCGAGCTTGCCTCCTTCAAGATTCCTCCAAAACACCTATGGGGTCGCACGCACTGAAACAGAGGGTTTGGAAGCTCAAGCTGACAAAAACGCCATCGCAGTGGGGGATAGGGTCGTGCATAAAATCTTTGGGGTGGGGCGTGTGCTAGAGTTGGTAGGCAAGGGCAAAGAGGCACGCGGGAGAATCAATTTTGCAGGAAATGAACGCACGATTTTGCTTTCTTTTGTGGAGAAAGAATGA